Genomic window (Dictyoglomus thermophilum H-6-12):
AATACTTCCCTTAAGGTTTTTAGAAGTAAGGTAAAATTTTCTTTATCTTCAGGACGAGCTTTATTGGTGGGCAGTCCGCCACTTACAGGAAATTCCCAATCAATATCTATTCCGTCAAGATTAAATTCTTTTATTAATTCAAGGGCACTTTTAGCAAATTTTCTTCTATTTTCTTCTGTTAACGCCACATCAGAAAACTCTCCAGAGTCTGTCCATCCTCCAACTGAGATTAATACTTTTACTTTTTTGTATTCTTTTTTAAATTCTTTTATCTTTTTCATATTTGAATAAAAAAGATTTTCGTCAATGGGATGTACTTTTCCATCTACTATCTTGGCAAAAGCATAATTAATATGAGTTAAGAATTTCCAAGGAATATCTTCTATAGAATAACCCAAATATTCATCCCTTACTTTCCACTCAGGAAAATAGGCAACTACTCTTTTTTGAGGCATTTGTAAACCTCCTTTATGAAATATTAATTTTATTTTAACATATGTTTTTTTATTTTTTATTTGGTTTTAACTGCTATTTAAAACAAAACTTATATGCTTTATTATGGAGAGAAAATTCCCAAAAACTTGAAAGGGGGTATTTAAAAGTGAGGTTTGACAGGGTGTTTTCAAAAGTTCTCCTAATATTTATTTTGGTGTTAGGTTTTGTATTCTTTTCCTCTTCTTTTGGGGTAGCTCTTCAGTCTTCCTCTTCCCTCTATAAAGGAAAGCCTGTAAAGTATATCTTTTGGTTTATTGGGGATGGAATGGGATTAAATCATGTATATCTGACAGAAGCGTTTCTTGGCAGGAAATCCAATAGTCCATCTATAGAGAAGTTAAGTTTTACTCAGTTTCCTAATGTGGGTTTGATGACAACTTATGCTGCTGATAGTTATATTACTGATTCTGCATCTGCTATTACTGCTATGGCAGCAGGTAAGAAGACTAATGATGGAGTAATTAATATGGATCCAACTCTTAAGTTTAAATATAAGAGTGTTGCTGAGGAGGCAAGGGATTTAGGATATAAAGTAGGGGTTTTAACCAGTGTATCTATTGACCATGCAACTCCTGCTGGCATGTATGCTCATCAACCAAGTAGAAATAATTACTATGCTATAGCTCTTGAACTTTTTGAAAGTAATTTTGACTATTTTGGGGGAGGCGGATTCTTACAGCCTCAGGGTAAGGATGGAAAACAAAAGGATGTATATGAGATTGCAAAAGAAAAAGGATATAAGATTGTGGATAAGATTGAGGATTTTTTGAAGTTGAGAAAAGGAGATAATAAAATAGTCGCTATCAATCCTATACTTGATTCTTCAAAGGCACTACCTTATGCTATAAACCGCTTAAGAGGAGCAAATTTGGGACTCTCTCTTGCAGATTTTACTAAAAAGGCTATAGAGCTTTTAGACAATCCTAAGGGCTTCTTTATAATGGTAGAGGGTGGAAAAATTGACTGGGCTGCTCATGCTAACGATGCAGGTTCAGTTATATATGATGTTTTAGATTTCAATGAAGCAATAAAAGTGGCGTTAGAGTTCTATAAGAAGAGACCCTTTGAGACAGTTATCATTGTTACAGCAGATCATGAAACAGGAGGCTTGAGTATAGGTTATGCAGGAACAAGATATGAGGTATACCTTGATGTACTTTCACGTCAAAAAATATCCTACGATGAGTTTACAAAGGTTGTTAACGAGTATAAGAGCAAAGTAAAAAGAGAAGAGGCTAAACTTTCTGATCTTTTGCCTCAAATTAAAGAATACTATGGTCTTGAGATATTAAGCCCTGAGGTAAGGAAGGAACTTGAAAATAGGGCAAAAGCTGGAGATAAAGAGGCAAAAATAAGATTACAACTTGCATTGAATGAAAGTGAAATTGAAGAGCTTGAAAAAGCCTTTAAACTTTCCATGATGGATCCAAAAGAAAGACCTAACGATGCTAAGAGTTATCTATTATATGGTGGCTATGATCCTTTAACTATTACTGTGACTCGTATTCTAAATCAAAAGGCAGGAATATCTTGGACATCATATTCTCACACTGGTATGCCTGTACCTGTTTATGCTATTGGTGCTGGATCTTATATCTTCAATGGATATTATGACAACACTGATCTTTATAAAAAGCTAATGAGTTTGATAGGAAAAGATCCTTATAAGGACAATGTATTATCTTCAGCTGAAGTTAGAGAGTTGGTGTTTAGTAAGTAAATTTGGGGGAGGATTTTTCCTCCCCTTTTTAAAAGGAGGGTATTAAAATGATTGTTCAGGGAAGCATAGAAATTCTTGATCTTCTTACTCTAATAAGTTTTCTTTCTTATTCTAATAAAAGTGGTATTCTTATGTTGAATGCAAATCATAGCGAGGGAGCTATATTTTTTAGTAATGGAGAAATAGTTGATGCTTTTTTAGAGAACAAAAGAGGAGAAGAAGCATTGGTTCATCTTATATTAAACCATTCAGCAGTGAATTTCTGCTTTTATCAAAGTAATATTTCTAGAAATAATACAATCAATAAAAAGTCTGAAGTTCTAATACTTGAACTTATGAAGATTTTTGATGAAAATAATAACAAAGATCTTCTTTTGGTATAGGAGGTAAAAAATGGCAAAGAAGAAAATACTCTTTGTATGTACCCATAATTCCGCCAGGTCTCAAATGGCGGAAGGAATTGTAAATGCTTTATATGGAGATGAGTATGAAGCATACTCTGCGGGTACAGAGCCACGAGGGGTAAATCCACTTGCCATAGAGGTATTGAAAGAAATTGGAATTGATATATCTCATCACAGAAGCAAAAGTATAGAAGAGTTTAAAGGGCAGGAATTCGATTATGTGGTTACTGTTTGTGATAATGCAAAGGAGAATTGTCCCTTCTTTCCCGGAGGTAAAAAATATATTCATAGGGGATTTATGGATCCTGCAAGCGTGGAGGGAAGTTATGAGGAGAAGCTTTACGCTTTTAGAAAGGTTAGGGATGAGATCATGGATTGGATAAAAAGTTATTTTATTGAGAATAAAGATGAAGGAGTCTCTTTCTTTACCCCAATAAATAAGATTTAAAAGGGGAGAGAATATGGTTATTAGGGATAGAGTTAAGAAGCTTGAGGAGAATATTACTATTCTTGAGGATTTTAAAAATAGGTATTCCTTGGAGAATGTTAAAAAAGATAAGATAATTCAATGGGCTTTGAAGTATGGGTTATATTTATGTATAACAGGTATAGGGGAAATTGCCTGTGGTATTGTGAATGAGAGAAATTTAGGTAATGCCAAAAATTATAAAGAGTGTATTGCTATATTAGGGGATAATGATATTCTTGATAGAATGTCTGCAGAAAAATTAATAAATTATGTAAATATAAGAGATATGTTAAAGAGACCTTACATTGATGTAGATCTTGAGAAGCTCTACTCTTTTACAGAAAAGCTTGACTTTTTTAGAGATTTCGTAAGTAAGGTCAAGAACTTTACTTAGCTTTTATTTATTACTTAAAAATTCTATTATCTCATTTATATCAGGAAGTTCTCTTATGGGATATATTTTAAAGAAAACTATTTTTCCCTCTTCATCTATTATTATGTTCGCTCTTTCTGAGAATCCATCTTCCTCACGGAATATATTAAACAGCTTTGCTACTTTACCATGTGGCCAAAAATCAGAGAGAATTTTTAAATTTTTTAATTGTAAATTTTCTGCCCAAGCCTTTTTAGAAGGTACTGGATCAACACTTACTCCCACAGGGATAGTATTGAGTTCTAAGAATTTGTTATAGTTCTCTTCTAGGGATAACATTTGTTTAGAACATATAGAAGTCCAAGCAAGGGGATGAAAAGAAAGAAGTATCTTTTTCCCTTTATAATTGGAAAGTTTAAATTCATCTCCATTTTGATCTTTCAAAGAGAAATCAGGGGCTTGAGAGCCAATTTCTAAACCTCTTTTTTGCATTTTTTAACCTCCCAAATTAAAAAGTAATATCATTTTTATTTTACCACAAATTTAATGGTTGTTATAATTTAAAATAACGTAAAATATTAGCAAGTTTAGAAAGGGGAATTTTTTAAATGAAACTGCCAGAAGGGTTTCAAGAAATCTTTGATAGAGTTTCTGATGGGGTTTATTTTGTAGATACTGAGAGAAAGATTTTGTATTGGAATAAACAGGCAGAAGAAATAGCTGGATATAAAAGGAAAGAAATAATAAATTCTCATTGCTATGATAATATTTTAAGACATATGGATGACGAAGGTAGAGAGCTTTGTAAGGATAAGTGCCCATTAGTGTATGCCATAGAAAATAATAAGTATATAGAAAAGAGAGTATATCTTCACCACAAAAATGGTCAGAGAGTTCCTGTCTTTGTTAGGGTTTTGCCTCTTAAGGATGAGGAGAATAGAATCATTGGAGCTATAGAGATTTTTAATGAGGCGATAGAGTTTACAAATTTAAAGAAGGAATTGGAAAAGTTGAGAGAGCTTACTTATATTGATGAACTCACGGGGGTTTTAAATAGAAGGGGACTTAATTTTTTCCTTAGAAAGCAAATTAATAATTTTAAAAAAAATAAAAAGGCTTTTGGGGTTTTGTTTATGGATATTGATAATTTCAAGGAAATAAATGACAGATATGGGCATAATGTAGGGGACAAAGTTTTAAAAATGCTATCAGAAACTTTAAAGAATAATTTGAGAACAGAGGATATGGTAGCTAGGTATGGTGGAGATGAATTTGTAGTTATCCTACAGGTTGGAGATATTAATACTTTGGAGAGCTTAACTAAGAGGATAAAAAATCTTATTGAAAACTCTTTTTTAGAGGAGGCTGGAAGAATTATAAAGATTACTGTCTCTGTTGGAGGAACTTTAATTAGGGAAAATGACACAATGAACACCCTATTAAAGAGAGCAGATGAACTGATGTATCAGAGTAAAAAGGAAGGTAAAAACTTATATAAGATTTCCTTGTAAGTTTTAATATTTGATATACTCTTAAAATGACTCTTAGAAAAAGTAAAGGAAAGGAGGCAAAAAGAAGAATGTTTGATGTCTTGAGGGGGTTGATCTCAAAGGTTAGTGCAGACTACGTGGATATTCGATATGAGAAGATGAGTGAGACGAAGATTGTTTTAAACAACCGAGAAATATTCCAGTTAGGTACTAATACGGGAGACGGATTTGTGGTAAGAATACTTAAAAATGGTGGATTTTCTTCTGTAGCATTTACAAGAATTGAGGATGCAGAGAAAGCTCTGAAGATTTGTCTTGAGAATGCTGAATTAATCTCAAAAAATTCAAAGAAAAAGGTTAGGCTTGCAGAAGTAGAGGTTGTAAAAGACACTTTTATACCCAACTTGAAGGAGGATCCAAGAGCCGTTTCTATAGATGAAAAACTTGAACTTTTGATGCACTATAATGAGATTCCCTTAAAGTTTGAAAATATTACTACTAATATGCAGTACACTGAAGTTGTAAGAGAGAAGTATTTTGTAAGTTCGGAGGGCACAGAGATAAGAGAAGATCTAATAACTACTGGAATAAGAGGAATGCTTATAAGTAGAGATGGCTCTTTGGTGCAGAACGTAAGGGTAGGGATAGGTGGAAGTGATGGATTTTATAGATTGAGAAATAGAGAAGAGGAGTTTGAAAAGAAGACAAAAATTGTTCTAGACCTTTTAAAGGCAGAGCCAGTGATAGGAGGAGTATATAATGTGATATTAAATCCAGATATGACAGGAGTTTTTACTCATGAGGCCTTTGGACATTTTTCTGAGGCGGATTTGATCGAAGATAATCCATCTATGAGGGAAAGAATGAAGATAGGGGCTAAACTTGGCAATGATATTTTGACCATAATCGATGATCCTACTATACCAAATCAGTTAGGTTTTTATAAATACGATGATGAAGGAGTTAGAGCAAGAAGGACTTATCTATTGAAAGATGGTGTATTGGTGGGAAGACTTCACTCAAGGAGAACGGCGGCAGAGTTTGGTGAGCCTGTTACAGGACACTGTGTGGCAGAGGATTATAGATATCCTCCTATTGTAAGGATGGGGAATATATTTATTGAACCCAAGGATAAATCCTTTGAGGAACTTTTAGAGCTTCTTGGCGATGGTCTGTACATATTGGATGCAAAAGGTGGTCAGACTTCTGGTGAGAATTTTACCTTTGGTGCTCAATATGCTTTTGAGGTTAAAAATGGGAAAATAGGAAAATTACTGAGAGATATAAACATCTCAGGTAATCTTTACAAAACTTTAATGGACATTGTGGCTATTGGAAAAGACTTTGAGCTTTCAGAGGTTGGCGGTTGTGGTAAAGGACAGCTTAATATAAGATCTTGTCATGGTGGTCCTCATATATTGGTTAAAAATGTAGTTATAGGGGGTGTCAAATAATGCTTGAAAAATTAATTGAAATAGGCAAGAGATATACTGATGAGGTTGAGATATATCAAATTAATAGTTTTTCATCAGGGGTATCTTTTGAAAATGGGATATTAAAGGATATTGATAGTTCTATCCAATCAGGGATATCGCTAAGGATAATTAAAGATGGAAAATTAGGATTTTCATATACTAAAAACCTTCTTGATCCAGAAGGATTAGTAAAGAATGCTGTTGATTCTTTAAAAGGAGATATAAGGGTTGAATTCTCTTTTCCTGAGAGGAGAGAATTAAAAGTACTTAATACCTACGATCCTGAAATAGAAAATCTTACAAACACAAAGATGGTAGAAGAAGGCCAAAGAATCTCTGAGATATTATCGCAGGCTACAAATACACA
Coding sequences:
- a CDS encoding arsenate reductase ArsC; this encodes MAKKKILFVCTHNSARSQMAEGIVNALYGDEYEAYSAGTEPRGVNPLAIEVLKEIGIDISHHRSKSIEEFKGQEFDYVVTVCDNAKENCPFFPGGKKYIHRGFMDPASVEGSYEEKLYAFRKVRDEIMDWIKSYFIENKDEGVSFFTPINKI
- a CDS encoding alkaline phosphatase, which encodes MRFDRVFSKVLLIFILVLGFVFFSSSFGVALQSSSSLYKGKPVKYIFWFIGDGMGLNHVYLTEAFLGRKSNSPSIEKLSFTQFPNVGLMTTYAADSYITDSASAITAMAAGKKTNDGVINMDPTLKFKYKSVAEEARDLGYKVGVLTSVSIDHATPAGMYAHQPSRNNYYAIALELFESNFDYFGGGGFLQPQGKDGKQKDVYEIAKEKGYKIVDKIEDFLKLRKGDNKIVAINPILDSSKALPYAINRLRGANLGLSLADFTKKAIELLDNPKGFFIMVEGGKIDWAAHANDAGSVIYDVLDFNEAIKVALEFYKKRPFETVIIVTADHETGGLSIGYAGTRYEVYLDVLSRQKISYDEFTKVVNEYKSKVKREEAKLSDLLPQIKEYYGLEILSPEVRKELENRAKAGDKEAKIRLQLALNESEIEELEKAFKLSMMDPKERPNDAKSYLLYGGYDPLTITVTRILNQKAGISWTSYSHTGMPVPVYAIGAGSYIFNGYYDNTDLYKKLMSLIGKDPYKDNVLSSAEVRELVFSK
- a CDS encoding GGDEF domain-containing protein, with product MKLPEGFQEIFDRVSDGVYFVDTERKILYWNKQAEEIAGYKRKEIINSHCYDNILRHMDDEGRELCKDKCPLVYAIENNKYIEKRVYLHHKNGQRVPVFVRVLPLKDEENRIIGAIEIFNEAIEFTNLKKELEKLRELTYIDELTGVLNRRGLNFFLRKQINNFKKNKKAFGVLFMDIDNFKEINDRYGHNVGDKVLKMLSETLKNNLRTEDMVARYGGDEFVVILQVGDINTLESLTKRIKNLIENSFLEEAGRIIKITVSVGGTLIRENDTMNTLLKRADELMYQSKKEGKNLYKISL
- a CDS encoding DUF86 domain-containing protein — its product is MVIRDRVKKLEENITILEDFKNRYSLENVKKDKIIQWALKYGLYLCITGIGEIACGIVNERNLGNAKNYKECIAILGDNDILDRMSAEKLINYVNIRDMLKRPYIDVDLEKLYSFTEKLDFFRDFVSKVKNFT
- a CDS encoding peroxiredoxin; protein product: MQKRGLEIGSQAPDFSLKDQNGDEFKLSNYKGKKILLSFHPLAWTSICSKQMLSLEENYNKFLELNTIPVGVSVDPVPSKKAWAENLQLKNLKILSDFWPHGKVAKLFNIFREEDGFSERANIIIDEEGKIVFFKIYPIRELPDINEIIEFLSNK
- a CDS encoding DUF4388 domain-containing protein, translated to MIVQGSIEILDLLTLISFLSYSNKSGILMLNANHSEGAIFFSNGEIVDAFLENKRGEEALVHLILNHSAVNFCFYQSNISRNNTINKKSEVLILELMKIFDENNNKDLLLV
- a CDS encoding TldD/PmbA family protein gives rise to the protein MFDVLRGLISKVSADYVDIRYEKMSETKIVLNNREIFQLGTNTGDGFVVRILKNGGFSSVAFTRIEDAEKALKICLENAELISKNSKKKVRLAEVEVVKDTFIPNLKEDPRAVSIDEKLELLMHYNEIPLKFENITTNMQYTEVVREKYFVSSEGTEIREDLITTGIRGMLISRDGSLVQNVRVGIGGSDGFYRLRNREEEFEKKTKIVLDLLKAEPVIGGVYNVILNPDMTGVFTHEAFGHFSEADLIEDNPSMRERMKIGAKLGNDILTIIDDPTIPNQLGFYKYDDEGVRARRTYLLKDGVLVGRLHSRRTAAEFGEPVTGHCVAEDYRYPPIVRMGNIFIEPKDKSFEELLELLGDGLYILDAKGGQTSGENFTFGAQYAFEVKNGKIGKLLRDINISGNLYKTLMDIVAIGKDFELSEVGGCGKGQLNIRSCHGGPHILVKNVVIGGVK